Proteins co-encoded in one Tursiops truncatus isolate mTurTru1 chromosome 17, mTurTru1.mat.Y, whole genome shotgun sequence genomic window:
- the ANKRD46 gene encoding ankyrin repeat domain-containing protein 46, whose amino-acid sequence MSYVFVNDSSQTNVPLLQACIDGDFNYSKRLLESGFDPNIRDTRGRTGLHLAAARGNVDICQLLHKFGADLLATDYQGNTALHLCGHVDTIQFLVSNGLKIDICNHQGATPLVLAKRRGVNKDVIRLLESLEEQEVKGFNRGTHSKLETMQTAESESAMESHSLLNPNLQQGEGVLSSFRTTWQEFVEDLGFWRVLLLIFVIALLSLGIAYYVSGVLPFVENQPELVH is encoded by the exons ATGTCCTATGTTTTTGTGAATGATTCTTCTCAGACTAATGTGCCCCTGCTACAAGCCTGTATTGATGGAGACTTTAACTACTCCAAGAGGCTTTTGGAAAGTGGCTTTGACCCAAATATTCGTGACACCAggggcagaacaggccttcaccTCGCAGCAGCCCGAGGGAATGTAGACATCTGCCAGTTATTACATAAATTTGGTGCTGATCTCCTGGCCACAGATTATCAGGGAAACACAGCTCTTCATCTCTGTGGCCACGTGGATACTATTCAATTCTTAGTTTCCAATGGACTCAAAATTGATATTTG CAATCATCAAGGTGCTACACCCCTGGTTCTGGCAAAGCGCAGGGGAGTGAATAAAGATGTCATCCGATTGCTGGAATCTTTGGAAGAGCAGGAGGTAAAAGGATTTAACAGAGGAACTCACTCAAAACTGGAGACTATGCAGACAGCTGAGAGTGAAAG TGCCATGGAAAGCCATTCCCTCCTCAATCCCAACCTGCAGCAAGGTGAGGGGGTCCTGTCCAGCTTCCGAACCACGTGGCAGGAGTTTGTAGAGGATCTGGGCTTCTGGAGGGTGTTGCTCTTGATCTTTGTCATTGCTCTGCTGTCTCTTGGCATCGCCTACTATGTGAGTGGGGTGCTACCCTTTGTGGAAAACCAGCCTGAACTGGTGCATTAG